Within Aliivibrio fischeri, the genomic segment CATCGACGGTTGATGTATTTTCTGATAATTCAGAAGTGTCTCAACCTTATGAAGATCCACTATTTACAACGAATACGCACATTGATGAGCCAAATGTGGCTGATTCAACAGTAGCTCCAGAAGAGTTTAATACTCAAGAGGTTACTGAAGTTGCTCAAGACTTAGAAAGCAATGTTGAAACGATGCAGGTAAATCAAGAACCTGAACTATTAGAAGATGGTTTGAATTTATCTATGCGTAGTAATGCGACGATTGCAGAGCTTGATCATGAGGCTTTAGAACAAGATCCATTATTGAGTCAAGTTGATGCTGAAACTGCCTTTGTGCAGAATGCTACCGCAGCTGCTGTTACTACTGCAGCTATGAGCAGTGACGCTTTATCTGACGTTTCAATTGATGCTCCAGAAATGCCTACATCAGGATTTGAAACGCAGGATAGTGCATTTGAACCATCGTTTAGTGCAGCACAAGAAGTAGAAGAAAATACAGAACAAGACCATTCTGTTTTTGCTAAAGAAGAGCCTGTAACGTCACCTGTTTCAACTTCAGAAGTGAGTGAGGGCTATGCCACTTCTTTTGAAGAAGATAATACCGTCGGATCTGATGCAGTTAGCTTTGATTCTGCTGATTATGACGTTGAAGAAGGTGACGAATTAACGACTCAAGCTCACTTCTCTGCTCAAGAAGCATCAGAAAGTGAGGAAGAATCTACGTTACTAACATTCAGTGCAGTAGAGGCTGATGATATTGATGATGAACCAAGCTTCGTTCAATCTCAACATCAGGTTGCTGATACGCTTGAAGTTAATGTTACGCCTGTTGCAGAGCCTGTTTTTGAAGAAGTAGAAGATGAAACGCCAACGCATTCTGATGCTGATGTAGCTGCGTTCCAAGCGCTAGTTGCAAAAGAAAAGGCGACTCAGGCAGCATTACAAAATCCGTTTTTAGTACAGTCAGAGCCAAATTTACCAAAACCAACATCACCAATGCCGACGTTGGATTTGCTTTACTCACCAGATACGCGTGAAGAGTTAGAGTCTCGTGAATCGTTAGAACATACGGCACGTTTGGTTGAAGCTAAATTAGCGGATTACAAAATTAAAGCTCGTGTGGTGGATATTTTCCCAGGGCCTGTAATTACCCGATTTGAATTAGATTTAGCGCCGGGTGTTAAGGTTAGTCGTATCTCAGGTCTAGCGATGGACTTAGCTCGTTCACTATCAGCAATGGCTGTGCGTGTCGTTGAAGTTATTCCGGGCAAACCATATGTTGGTCTTGAATTACCTAACTTTAATCGACAAACCGTTTTCTTCTCTGATGTTGTAGGTAGCCAGAAGTTTATTGAAGCGAAGTCTCCAACAACGGTTGTAATGGGACAAGATATTGCTGGTGAAGCGATCATTGCTGACCTTGCGAAAATGCCTCACGTATTGGTTGCCGGTACAACAGGTTCAGGTAAATCAGTTGGTGTAAACGTAATGATCTTGAGTGTGCTTTATAAAGCGACACCAGAAGATGTACGTTTCATTATGATCGATCCAAAAATGTTGGAACTTTCTATCTATGAAGGAATCCCACACTTATTGACGGAAGTGGTAACGGACATGAAAGACGCAGGTAATGCTCTGCGTTGGTGTGTTGGTGAAATGGAACGTCGTTATAAGTTAATGTCTGCATTAGGTGTTCGAAATCTAAAAGGCTTTAACGATAAATTAAAAATGGCAGCTGAAGCGGGACACCCAATCCACGATCCATTATGGAAACCGGGTGACAGCATGGACGAAATGCCGCCATTGCTTGAGAAGTTACCATCTATCGTTGTTATCGTTGATGAATTTGCTGACTTAATGATGGTTGTTGGTAAGAAAGTAGAAGAATTGATTGCACGATTGGCTCAAAAAGCACGTGCAGCCGGTATTCACTTAATTCTAGCAACACAACGTCCATCTGTTGATGTTATTACGGGTTTGATTAAAGCAAACATCCCAACACGTGTGGCGTTTACAGTATCAACTAAAACTGACTCAAGAACCATTCTTGACCAAGGTGGTGCAGAGTCACTACTAGGTATGGGTGACATGCTTTATCTAGCGCCGGGTTCTAACCACACAGTACGTGTTCATGGTGCTTTTGCATCAGATGATGATGTACATGCGGTAGTGAACGATTGGAAAGCGCGTGGTCGTCCAAATTATATTGATGCGATTACTAAGAGTGATCAAGGTGCTGAAGCATTACTTCCAGGAGAAAAACCTGAAGGTGAAGAAGAGCTAGATCAGTTGTTTGATCAGGTGGTTGAGTTTGTAACAACATCACGTCGTGGTTCAGTGTCAGGTGTTCAGCGTCAATTTAGAATCGGCTATAACCGAGCTGCTCGTATTGTCGAACAATTAGAAGCGCATGGCATTGTTAGTACTCCAGGTCACAATGGTAACCGTGAAGTAATTGCACCGCCTCCAGTAGGTATGCACGATTAATCCAAATTTTTAGAAGTGAAGTGTAATGAAAAAGATTTTATTTTCTCTCTGTTTATTAAGTTCGACGGTATTGGCATCACCTCAAAGTGAACTAACCGAACGATTGAACCAGAATGCAGGTTTTGAAGCTGGTTTTACACAAAAAGTATTAAGCCCAGAAGGTGATGTACTAATGCAAGGCGAGGGTGATGTGAAGATCCTGCGCCCTAATTTGTTTCGTTGGCATACACAAACGCCTGATGAAAACCTATTAGTTACCGATGGCAACACCTTGTGGTATTACAACCCATTTGTTGAGCAAGTAACATTAATGGGGTTAGAGAAAGCAACAACTCAAACACCATTCGTATTATTAACTCGTAATAAAGCGTCGGATTGGGACAATTATTCAGTAAGCCAAAATGGTGATGCGTTTACGGTTTCACCAAAAGCAGATTCTGCTGTAAAAAGTGAATTTATTGTTCGCATCCAAGAAAACGGCAAAGTAACGGGTTTTTCGGTTGTTGAGCAAGATGGCCAACGTAGTGATTTTGATTTCACAAAGTTTGAAGCGAAGAAGCCTGCCAAAGATAATTTTACATTTGCGATTCCTGATGGTGTAGATATTGACGATCAACGTTAATAAGCGTGCATCTAAGAAACTAAAAGGATAAACGTGAGTAATTTCAGTTTAGATTTTTCAGCAGGGGACGATTATCGTCCCCTTGCTGCTAGAATGCGTCCGCAAAATATTGAGCAATATATTGGTCAACAACACTTGCTAGGTGTTGGTAAACCACTGCGTCGAGCGTTAGAAGCGGGTCAAATCCACTCTATGATTTTGTGGGGACCTCCGGGAACGGGTAAAACAACATTAGCGGAAGTCGCTGCCAATTATGCGAACGCAGAAGTTGAACGTGTTTCAGCGGTAACCTCTGGTGTTAAAGATATTCGAGCGGCAATCGAAAAGGCCAAAGAAAATCAAATTACGGGTCGAAGAACCATCATGTTTGTGGATGAGGTGCATCGCTTTAATAAAAGCCAGCAAGATGCATTCTTACCGCATATTGAAGACGGCACGATTACCTTTATTGGTGCAACAACAGAAAACCCGTCTTTTGAACTTAATAACGCCTTGTTATCTCGTGCACGTGTATACAAATTAAAATCACTAGAAAAAGAAGACATTGTTCAAGTCATTGACCAAGCTTTAATAGATAAAGATCGTGGTTTAAATGATGAAAATTTTGTACTACCTGATGCTGTTAAATTGCAGCTAGCTGATTTAGTATCAGGCGATGCTCGTATGTCTCTAAACTATTTAGAGCTTTTGCATGATATGGCAGAAGAAAACGCACAAGGTAAAAAAGTCGTCGATTTACCATTATTAGCGGAAGTAGCAGGTGAAAAAGTTGCACGCTTCGATAATAAAGGTGATATGTGGTATGACTTAATATCAGCGGTTCATAAGTCCATTCGTGGTTCAAATCCTGATGCGGCTCTTTACTGGACGGCTCGAATTATTGCCGCAGGTGGTGACCCTCTGTATGTAGCTCGTCGTTTACTTGCTATTGCTTCAGAAGATATCGGTAACGCTGATCC encodes:
- a CDS encoding DNA translocase FtsK 4TM domain-containing protein, yielding MDSILFTKIKEKIAERKMQLTTLKVEAVAEPEKERLNGNQRLQEALFIVGLLATIFITISLLSFNPADPSWTQTAWAGSVENAGGSFGAWIADTLFFAFGSLAYLLPVILLGCTWIVFRRREEEQETELDFMMIGTRILGLLILFLTSCALADTNFDDLWYFSSGGVVGDVLTSITNPILNVLGSTLIFMFLWGAGLTLFTGVSWLTIVDNLGGFVLEATRALVNKVRKTEDETYEVENEQPIVESKPESSQPFVSAPSMTAVEDDEPLDPYATPKISASELPRFGAAGAGVVVSAAKADDDFYSTDDDPLFSTSTVDVFSDNSEVSQPYEDPLFTTNTHIDEPNVADSTVAPEEFNTQEVTEVAQDLESNVETMQVNQEPELLEDGLNLSMRSNATIAELDHEALEQDPLLSQVDAETAFVQNATAAAVTTAAMSSDALSDVSIDAPEMPTSGFETQDSAFEPSFSAAQEVEENTEQDHSVFAKEEPVTSPVSTSEVSEGYATSFEEDNTVGSDAVSFDSADYDVEEGDELTTQAHFSAQEASESEEESTLLTFSAVEADDIDDEPSFVQSQHQVADTLEVNVTPVAEPVFEEVEDETPTHSDADVAAFQALVAKEKATQAALQNPFLVQSEPNLPKPTSPMPTLDLLYSPDTREELESRESLEHTARLVEAKLADYKIKARVVDIFPGPVITRFELDLAPGVKVSRISGLAMDLARSLSAMAVRVVEVIPGKPYVGLELPNFNRQTVFFSDVVGSQKFIEAKSPTTVVMGQDIAGEAIIADLAKMPHVLVAGTTGSGKSVGVNVMILSVLYKATPEDVRFIMIDPKMLELSIYEGIPHLLTEVVTDMKDAGNALRWCVGEMERRYKLMSALGVRNLKGFNDKLKMAAEAGHPIHDPLWKPGDSMDEMPPLLEKLPSIVVIVDEFADLMMVVGKKVEELIARLAQKARAAGIHLILATQRPSVDVITGLIKANIPTRVAFTVSTKTDSRTILDQGGAESLLGMGDMLYLAPGSNHTVRVHGAFASDDDVHAVVNDWKARGRPNYIDAITKSDQGAEALLPGEKPEGEEELDQLFDQVVEFVTTSRRGSVSGVQRQFRIGYNRAARIVEQLEAHGIVSTPGHNGNREVIAPPPVGMHD
- the lolA gene encoding outer membrane lipoprotein chaperone LolA codes for the protein MKKILFSLCLLSSTVLASPQSELTERLNQNAGFEAGFTQKVLSPEGDVLMQGEGDVKILRPNLFRWHTQTPDENLLVTDGNTLWYYNPFVEQVTLMGLEKATTQTPFVLLTRNKASDWDNYSVSQNGDAFTVSPKADSAVKSEFIVRIQENGKVTGFSVVEQDGQRSDFDFTKFEAKKPAKDNFTFAIPDGVDIDDQR
- a CDS encoding replication-associated recombination protein A, coding for MNVSNFSLDFSAGDDYRPLAARMRPQNIEQYIGQQHLLGVGKPLRRALEAGQIHSMILWGPPGTGKTTLAEVAANYANAEVERVSAVTSGVKDIRAAIEKAKENQITGRRTIMFVDEVHRFNKSQQDAFLPHIEDGTITFIGATTENPSFELNNALLSRARVYKLKSLEKEDIVQVIDQALIDKDRGLNDENFVLPDAVKLQLADLVSGDARMSLNYLELLHDMAEENAQGKKVVDLPLLAEVAGEKVARFDNKGDMWYDLISAVHKSIRGSNPDAALYWTARIIAAGGDPLYVARRLLAIASEDIGNADPRAMEVAMNAWDCFTRIGPAEGERAIAQAVVYLACAPKSNAVYTAWKQAQMDAINSPDYEVPNHLRNAPTSLMKDMGYGSDYRYAHDEPNAYAAGENYFPPEMRDRKYYFPTKRGLETKISEKLEYLAQLDQNSPLKRYQ